A region from the uncultured Draconibacterium sp. genome encodes:
- the ccoN gene encoding cytochrome-c oxidase, cbb3-type subunit I translates to MENQKFNYDNKIVKLFILATLVWGVVGVLVGVLAAAQLAFPVFNFGLEFTTFGRVRPLHTNAIIFAFVGNAIFAGVYYSMQKLLKTRMFSDTLSKIHFWGWQTIIVLAAVTLLLGITTSKEYAELEWPIDILITIIWVVFGWNMIGTLIVRRVQHIYAAIWWYLATFLGVAMLHVVNSFELPVSLFKSYSIYAGAQDAVVQWWYGHNAVAFFLTTPFLGLMYYYLPKAANRPIYSYKLSIIHFWSLIFLYMWAGPHHLLYQALPEWAQALGTTFSIMLIAPSWGGMINGLLTLRGAWDRVRDSAALKFMVVAVTAYGMSTFEGPMMSLKSVNQITHFTDWTIAHVHIGGMGWNGGLVFGMLYWLVPKLFKSKLFSEKLANTHFWLSTLAILIYAIPLYWAAVTQWLMWRNYTDEGFLQYPNFLETVTQLIPMYMARIVAGILFLVGFIIMVYNLAKTMAAGSFVNDEPSEAPALVLAGSRNPLKETVHRWMERRAVRFSILVFIALAIGGAVEIIPMIFIKSNVPTIESVKPYTPLELEGRDLYIKEGCYVCHSQMVRPFRWETDRYGEYSKIGEFVYDYPFQWGSKRTGPDLARAGVVGGPMYKNAAWHYNHFMDPQKMNEQSIMPNYAWLAVKNVNLSLTPKKIRAMQTLGVPYDAGYDEKAVDDYLTQAEGIVADLKASGIETDAKKQIVAMIAYMHKLGRDISEQPEVAQVELHTEAVSEAAEEKEVKLLESAEDLEAGQKMFQTTCVVCHGADGKGIATFPSLVDDEWITGNSPAEVYKSIAEGNVAKGMVPYKSQFSEKQITQLTSYILITLQNK, encoded by the coding sequence ATGGAAAATCAAAAATTTAATTACGACAACAAAATAGTAAAGCTTTTTATTCTGGCTACGCTGGTTTGGGGTGTTGTTGGCGTTCTGGTAGGCGTTCTTGCTGCGGCACAGTTAGCTTTTCCGGTGTTCAACTTCGGACTCGAATTTACTACCTTCGGAAGGGTTAGACCGCTGCATACCAATGCAATTATTTTCGCATTTGTAGGCAATGCCATTTTTGCGGGGGTTTATTATTCGATGCAAAAACTGCTTAAAACCCGGATGTTCAGCGATACTTTGAGTAAAATTCATTTTTGGGGCTGGCAAACCATTATCGTGCTGGCAGCTGTTACACTCTTGCTTGGTATTACCACCTCAAAAGAATACGCTGAGCTTGAATGGCCAATTGATATTTTAATCACCATTATTTGGGTGGTTTTCGGCTGGAACATGATTGGAACGCTCATAGTTAGAAGGGTTCAGCATATTTATGCAGCCATTTGGTGGTACCTGGCTACCTTTTTAGGAGTGGCCATGTTACACGTGGTAAACTCGTTCGAATTGCCGGTTTCGCTGTTTAAAAGCTATTCGATTTACGCAGGAGCGCAAGATGCCGTTGTGCAATGGTGGTACGGACATAATGCCGTAGCATTTTTCCTTACAACACCATTTTTAGGTTTAATGTACTACTACCTGCCAAAAGCCGCCAACCGGCCAATTTATTCCTACAAGCTATCAATTATTCACTTCTGGTCGCTTATTTTTCTATACATGTGGGCAGGGCCACACCATCTTTTATACCAGGCATTGCCTGAGTGGGCACAAGCGTTGGGAACAACCTTCTCGATAATGCTTATTGCCCCAAGCTGGGGCGGAATGATTAACGGGTTGTTAACCTTACGTGGCGCCTGGGACCGCGTTCGCGACAGCGCTGCTCTAAAATTTATGGTTGTAGCTGTAACCGCTTACGGTATGTCTACATTTGAAGGGCCAATGATGTCGTTAAAATCAGTAAACCAAATTACGCACTTTACCGACTGGACCATTGCACACGTACATATTGGTGGAATGGGATGGAATGGCGGCCTTGTTTTTGGTATGCTTTACTGGTTGGTTCCAAAACTGTTTAAATCAAAACTATTCTCCGAGAAATTAGCCAATACCCACTTTTGGTTGTCAACTCTTGCCATATTAATTTATGCTATCCCGCTATATTGGGCAGCTGTTACGCAGTGGTTGATGTGGCGTAATTACACCGACGAAGGTTTCCTTCAGTACCCAAATTTCCTGGAAACAGTTACGCAGTTGATACCAATGTATATGGCGCGTATTGTTGCCGGTATTTTGTTCCTGGTTGGGTTTATTATTATGGTATACAACCTGGCTAAAACAATGGCAGCCGGAAGTTTTGTAAACGACGAACCTTCTGAAGCACCAGCTTTGGTTCTTGCCGGATCGCGCAACCCTTTAAAAGAAACCGTACACCGTTGGATGGAGCGAAGAGCTGTTCGTTTTTCAATTTTGGTATTTATTGCCCTGGCCATTGGTGGTGCTGTTGAAATTATACCGATGATATTTATAAAATCCAATGTTCCTACCATTGAGTCGGTAAAACCCTATACTCCGCTTGAGTTGGAAGGACGCGATTTGTATATAAAAGAAGGCTGCTACGTCTGCCACTCGCAAATGGTTCGCCCCTTCCGCTGGGAAACCGACCGTTATGGCGAATACTCGAAAATTGGCGAATTTGTTTATGATTATCCATTCCAATGGGGATCGAAACGTACCGGCCCCGACCTGGCACGTGCCGGTGTAGTTGGCGGGCCAATGTATAAAAATGCAGCCTGGCACTACAACCACTTCATGGATCCGCAAAAAATGAATGAACAATCAATAATGCCAAACTATGCCTGGCTGGCCGTTAAAAACGTAAACCTTTCGCTAACCCCTAAAAAAATAAGGGCGATGCAAACGCTTGGGGTTCCATACGATGCAGGTTATGATGAAAAAGCAGTTGACGACTACCTTACACAGGCAGAAGGAATTGTTGCTGACCTTAAAGCATCGGGAATTGAAACGGATGCCAAAAAACAAATTGTTGCCATGATTGCTTACATGCACAAGCTGGGACGCGACATTTCGGAACAGCCGGAGGTTGCACAGGTGGAATTGCATACTGAAGCAGTAAGCGAAGCTGCTGAAGAAAAAGAAGTAAAACTTTTGGAAAGTGCAGAAGACCTGGAAGCAGGGCAGAAAATGTTTCAAACAACCTGTGTGGTGTGCCATGGTGCCGACGGTAAAGGCATTGCCACCTTCCCAAGCCTGGTTGACGACGAGTGGATTACCGGAAATTCGCCTGCCGAGGTATACAAATCAATTGCCGAAGGAAATGTGGCCAAAGGAATGGTTCCATATAAATCACAGTTCTCTGAAAAACAAATTACGCAGCTAACAAGTTACATCTTAATTACCTTACAAAACAAGTAA
- a CDS encoding cbb3-type cytochrome c oxidase N-terminal domain-containing protein, producing the protein MSDKNKQILDQDEHLMDHDYDGIKELDNPPPRWIMLMFYITIGWSILYGAYYFWLKEGDHQDAEYAKKSMKHDDKYQIASLSADELTAFTDEASIAEGKQIYTDMACMACHGMNGEGNAIGPNLCDEYSLNGCDFESVFNIIKNGNPAKGMTAFKGQISDEKIQKVASYVLTMQGTNPPNAKEAQGEKCE; encoded by the coding sequence ATGTCAGATAAAAATAAACAAATACTCGATCAGGACGAACACCTAATGGACCACGATTATGATGGGATAAAAGAGTTGGATAATCCTCCTCCGCGCTGGATTATGCTGATGTTTTACATTACCATTGGCTGGTCGATTTTGTATGGTGCCTATTATTTTTGGCTAAAGGAAGGTGACCACCAGGATGCCGAATACGCCAAAAAATCGATGAAACACGACGACAAATACCAAATTGCATCCTTATCGGCTGACGAGCTTACTGCATTTACCGACGAAGCTTCAATTGCCGAAGGAAAACAAATTTATACCGATATGGCTTGCATGGCCTGTCACGGAATGAATGGCGAAGGAAATGCAATTGGGCCTAACCTTTGCGACGAATACTCGCTAAACGGTTGCGATTTTGAAAGTGTTTTTAACATTATAAAAAACGGCAACCCGGCTAAAGGGATGACTGCTTTTAAAGGCCAGATTAGCGATGAAAAAATTCAGAAAGTAGCCAGCTATGTACTGACCATGCAAGGCACAAACCCACCAAATGCCAAAGAAGCACAAGGCGAAAAATGTGAATAA
- the ccoG gene encoding cytochrome c oxidase accessory protein CcoG, whose translation MANQKLDFRDYPINMNERGGRKWVYAKKPSGKWFNRRTIVAWLLLLFWVGVPFIKINGNPFILLDIANRKFIIFGAIFWAQDTFILALLMLSFVLFVVLFTVTFGRLWCGWTCPQTIFLEMVFRKIEYLIEGDYRERHKLDNSPWTAKKIAKKTLKHSIFILIALAMTNVFLMWFIGSDSWLELIQEPIRENISGFLVMLLVSAFFYWVYSFFREQICTMVCPYGRMQGVLLDSKSIAVTYDYIRGEPRGGHGGGDCTDCKQCISVCPTGIDIRNGTQLECINCTACIDQCNKIMHVTGKAPGLIRYASEAQIKGQQNSIWNTRNRAYSVVLLLIFSFFIYTLFSRPVLETTILRTPGLLYQEQDSTLSNVYNIKVVNKTHDELPLELRVISHDGKIQMAGNTMLLKDQDMYESTFILFLPKSEVTSDKTEVEFGVFSNNELIETYKTTFVGP comes from the coding sequence ATGGCAAATCAAAAGCTCGATTTCAGAGATTACCCGATAAACATGAACGAACGAGGGGGACGCAAATGGGTATATGCCAAAAAGCCCTCTGGCAAATGGTTTAACCGACGTACCATTGTTGCCTGGCTCTTACTGTTGTTTTGGGTGGGCGTACCTTTTATAAAAATCAACGGAAACCCTTTTATCCTGCTTGATATTGCCAACCGAAAATTTATCATCTTCGGCGCAATCTTCTGGGCACAAGACACCTTTATCCTCGCCTTGCTAATGCTCTCGTTTGTACTGTTTGTGGTATTATTTACAGTTACCTTCGGGCGGCTGTGGTGCGGATGGACCTGTCCGCAAACCATTTTCCTTGAAATGGTATTCCGCAAAATAGAGTACCTGATTGAAGGCGATTACCGCGAACGCCACAAGCTGGATAATAGTCCATGGACAGCAAAAAAAATTGCTAAAAAAACATTAAAACATAGCATTTTTATACTCATCGCCTTAGCTATGACCAATGTATTTCTGATGTGGTTTATTGGCAGCGACAGCTGGCTCGAACTTATACAGGAACCCATTCGCGAAAACATTTCAGGCTTTCTGGTGATGTTGCTTGTTTCGGCCTTTTTTTACTGGGTGTATTCTTTCTTTCGCGAACAAATTTGCACTATGGTTTGCCCCTATGGCCGGATGCAGGGCGTTTTGCTCGACTCGAAATCCATAGCCGTTACCTACGACTACATCCGTGGCGAACCCCGTGGAGGACATGGCGGTGGCGACTGTACCGATTGTAAACAGTGCATTTCGGTCTGCCCAACCGGCATTGATATTCGCAACGGCACACAGCTTGAATGTATAAATTGCACAGCCTGTATCGACCAGTGTAATAAAATTATGCACGTAACAGGTAAAGCGCCGGGCTTAATCCGCTATGCTTCTGAAGCTCAGATAAAAGGGCAGCAAAACTCCATCTGGAATACCCGAAACAGAGCCTACTCGGTAGTGCTTCTGCTTATCTTCTCATTTTTTATTTACACCCTCTTTTCCAGACCCGTACTCGAAACAACAATATTGCGGACTCCGGGGCTGCTTTATCAGGAACAGGATTCAACACTATCAAATGTATACAACATTAAAGTTGTAAATAAAACACACGACGAACTTCCGCTTGAATTGCGTGTTATCTCTCATGATGGAAAAATCCAAATGGCCGGAAACACCATGCTTTTAAAAGATCAGGATATGTACGAATCGACCTTTATACTTTTTCTGCCAAAAAGCGAGGTAACCAGCGACAAAACAGAGGTTGAATTTGGAGTTTTCAGCAATAATGAATTAATTGAAACCTATAAAACAACTTTTGTGGGGCCGTAA
- a CDS encoding FixH family protein, with protein sequence MKFNWGTGIFLFLLLFLLGSAVFITFAVRQQVNLVHKDYYEQGVDYTEQMRVRSRSKAYGNALKTSSNERFFIVDIDDSLISRIDSGTIHMFRPSDYTKDIKTSFQAKSSADEMHFEFDKNALINGRYILKFSWYAEGIRYEINRPVNVQ encoded by the coding sequence ATGAAATTTAATTGGGGGACGGGTATTTTTCTTTTTCTGCTACTTTTTTTATTAGGATCGGCTGTATTTATAACCTTTGCTGTTCGGCAGCAGGTAAATCTGGTGCACAAAGATTACTACGAACAAGGCGTTGATTATACCGAGCAAATGCGGGTACGCTCCCGATCGAAAGCTTATGGCAACGCACTTAAAACCTCATCAAACGAACGGTTTTTTATTGTTGATATTGATGATAGCTTAATCAGTAGAATTGACTCCGGAACCATCCACATGTTCCGGCCTTCAGATTACACAAAAGATATCAAAACATCGTTTCAGGCAAAAAGCAGCGCCGATGAAATGCATTTTGAATTCGATAAAAACGCATTAATAAACGGCCGTTATATTTTAAAATTTTCGTGGTACGCCGAAGGCATCAGATACGAAATAAACCGCCCTGTAAACGTTCAATAA
- a CDS encoding sulfite exporter TauE/SafE family protein, with the protein MTIYLSALILGLMGSFHCAGMCGPIAIALPLHGNTIPQKIFGGTLYNLGRTITYGFMGAIFGLLGQGLQLIGFQQKVSVVMGALMIISVLFPKLFKNQYSMNKSWFSAVGKLKKKIGEMFSIRSFQSLFFIGMLNGLLPCGLVYMAIAGAIGTGGIAEGSLYMILFGLGTIPMLLAISLAGNVLGLAVRNKINKLIPVLVVVVGILFVLRGLSLGIPYLSPPKQKIEQKFEKSLESESTDLHNESKGDCCKTD; encoded by the coding sequence ATGACTATTTATCTATCAGCATTAATTTTAGGATTAATGGGAAGTTTTCACTGTGCCGGCATGTGTGGCCCCATTGCCATTGCATTGCCATTACACGGAAATACTATTCCGCAAAAAATTTTTGGAGGCACCTTGTACAACCTGGGCCGAACAATTACCTACGGCTTTATGGGGGCCATATTTGGCCTACTTGGGCAGGGTCTGCAACTAATTGGTTTTCAACAGAAGGTATCAGTTGTAATGGGCGCCCTCATGATTATCTCGGTGCTATTCCCAAAACTGTTTAAAAACCAGTACAGCATGAACAAGAGCTGGTTTTCGGCCGTGGGAAAACTCAAAAAGAAAATTGGAGAGATGTTTTCCATCCGGTCTTTTCAAAGTTTATTTTTTATAGGTATGTTAAACGGCCTGTTGCCCTGTGGTCTGGTTTATATGGCTATTGCCGGTGCCATTGGCACAGGCGGCATTGCCGAAGGATCGTTGTACATGATCCTTTTCGGACTGGGAACCATACCTATGCTGCTGGCCATTTCACTGGCCGGGAATGTTTTGGGTCTGGCTGTTCGGAATAAAATTAACAAACTAATTCCGGTACTGGTTGTTGTGGTTGGTATTCTTTTTGTGCTGCGGGGCTTAAGCTTGGGCATACCCTACCTAAGTCCGCCAAAACAAAAAATAGAACAGAAGTTTGAGAAAAGCCTGGAAAGCGAGAGTACTGATTTGCACAATGAAAGCAAAGGAGATTGCTGCAAAACTGATTAG
- a CDS encoding heavy metal translocating P-type ATPase metal-binding domain-containing protein, whose amino-acid sequence MGKKQENSCVHCGADCGNSPVISNDLKFCCNGCKTVYQLLNENKLYNYYNLEETPGIKVEATTEFGNKYAFLDNDEVKAKLISFTEGNISKVKFYIPVIHCASCIWLLEHLQKLHQGIRHSFVNFTRKEVDITFDETKITLRQLVELLASIHYIPDLSQSLADKKEDKSYKKLLYKIGLAGFVFVNVMTYSLPAYFNGEPLSEKLQSLFSILSYILVVPVAFYSGSDYYISAIKNLLKKNISIDLPIALGIIVLFLVTSYEVIFTGGPGYSDSLSGLIFFLLVGKWYQSKTYEALSFERNYKSYFPIAVTKINKQIEESILLEKIEVDDELIIRNKELIPADAELIDGDGQIDYSFVTGESAPVAKKKGDFIYAGGRQMGGIIKIKVKKEVNQSHLTKLWNQDKTYEKPSDTLKTLSDRVSKYFTLIVIAIALGGFSFWLAKGESHTAIFVFTAVLIVACPCALALSIPFTFGNTMRLFGKNGLYIKNTDVIEKLSHINTIVFDKTGTLTQPNQTKVNYSGTALNNTEEEAIFSLTKQSTHPLSAALTQFFNKLNYTTPEHFVEVAGRGIFGKVNGMDIRLGSEEYVTGSSVAGESKSSMVYVAINNQEKGHFTISNQYRDGFGRVLNTLKEKFNLFLISGDNDAEAQNLSGYFDLKRMLFNQKPGDKAAFIEAQQHKGNTVLMTGDGLNDAGALMQSDVALTIADKVYHFSPASDAVLEADKFHRLANFIRFTRTSLNIVKLSFAISFFYNIIGIGFALTGNLSPVVAAILMPISSVSVVAFATFVTRLAGKIKL is encoded by the coding sequence ATGGGAAAGAAGCAGGAGAATAGTTGTGTGCACTGCGGTGCCGATTGCGGCAATAGTCCGGTAATTTCGAATGATTTGAAATTTTGTTGCAACGGTTGTAAAACTGTGTATCAGCTGCTGAACGAGAACAAGCTTTACAATTATTACAACCTGGAAGAAACACCGGGGATAAAAGTGGAAGCGACCACCGAATTTGGTAACAAGTACGCTTTTCTTGATAACGACGAGGTAAAAGCCAAACTCATTTCATTTACTGAAGGAAACATATCAAAAGTAAAATTTTATATCCCGGTTATCCATTGCGCATCGTGCATTTGGCTGCTCGAGCACCTGCAAAAACTGCATCAGGGCATTCGGCATTCTTTTGTAAATTTCACCCGAAAAGAGGTTGACATCACCTTCGACGAGACGAAGATTACGCTCCGTCAATTGGTAGAGTTGCTTGCTTCAATTCATTACATTCCCGACCTTTCGCAAAGTTTGGCCGACAAAAAAGAAGACAAATCGTACAAAAAGCTTTTGTACAAAATAGGCCTTGCCGGATTTGTTTTTGTAAATGTAATGACCTATAGCCTTCCGGCCTATTTTAATGGCGAGCCACTGAGCGAAAAACTACAATCGCTGTTTAGCATTTTAAGTTACATTCTGGTGGTTCCGGTAGCTTTTTACAGTGGCAGCGATTATTACATTTCGGCCATTAAAAACCTGTTAAAAAAGAATATCAGCATTGATTTACCCATTGCTCTGGGAATTATTGTCCTTTTTTTAGTAACCAGCTACGAGGTAATTTTTACAGGTGGCCCGGGTTACAGCGACAGCTTGTCGGGCCTTATTTTTTTCTTGCTTGTTGGTAAATGGTACCAGAGTAAAACTTACGAGGCGCTGTCGTTCGAGCGAAATTACAAGTCGTATTTCCCCATTGCAGTAACCAAAATAAACAAACAAATTGAAGAAAGTATTTTACTTGAAAAAATAGAAGTTGACGATGAGTTGATTATCCGAAACAAAGAACTTATTCCGGCTGATGCTGAACTAATTGATGGCGATGGACAGATTGACTACAGCTTTGTAACCGGTGAATCGGCGCCAGTTGCAAAAAAGAAAGGCGATTTTATTTATGCCGGTGGCCGTCAAATGGGCGGAATTATTAAAATCAAGGTAAAGAAGGAAGTTAACCAAAGCCACCTCACTAAACTCTGGAACCAGGATAAAACCTACGAAAAACCAAGCGATACATTAAAAACGTTGTCCGACAGGGTTAGCAAATATTTTACACTAATTGTTATAGCAATTGCCCTTGGCGGATTTAGTTTTTGGCTGGCAAAAGGCGAATCGCACACTGCAATTTTTGTTTTTACCGCTGTTTTAATTGTTGCCTGCCCGTGTGCGTTGGCTCTTTCCATTCCGTTTACCTTTGGAAATACGATGCGCCTTTTTGGTAAAAACGGCCTCTATATAAAAAATACCGATGTTATTGAAAAACTCTCGCACATAAACACCATTGTTTTTGACAAAACCGGAACCCTTACCCAGCCCAACCAGACCAAAGTAAACTATTCGGGAACAGCACTTAACAACACCGAGGAAGAAGCTATATTTTCCTTAACAAAACAATCTACCCACCCGTTAAGTGCTGCTCTTACGCAATTTTTTAATAAACTGAATTACACCACACCTGAGCATTTTGTTGAAGTAGCCGGGCGTGGCATTTTCGGAAAAGTTAATGGTATGGATATCCGTCTCGGATCTGAAGAATATGTCACCGGTTCTTCGGTTGCTGGAGAAAGTAAGTCGTCGATGGTTTACGTGGCCATAAACAACCAGGAAAAAGGCCATTTTACCATAAGCAACCAATACCGCGACGGCTTTGGGCGAGTGCTGAATACCCTTAAAGAAAAATTTAATCTGTTCCTTATTTCAGGCGATAACGATGCTGAAGCACAAAATCTTTCCGGTTATTTTGATCTGAAACGTATGTTGTTTAACCAAAAGCCGGGAGATAAAGCAGCTTTTATAGAAGCACAACAACACAAGGGCAATACCGTATTAATGACCGGCGACGGACTTAACGATGCCGGAGCTCTTATGCAAAGCGATGTGGCCTTAACAATTGCCGATAAAGTGTATCATTTCTCGCCTGCCAGCGATGCCGTGCTTGAAGCAGATAAATTTCACCGGCTGGCTAATTTTATTCGCTTCACCCGAACCTCGCTCAATATTGTAAAACTTAGTTTCGCTATTTCATTCTTTTACAACATTATAGGCATTGGTTTTGCGCTAACCGGAAATCTATCCCCCGTGGTAGCTGCAATTTTAATGCCCATAAGCTCGGTGTCGGTTGTTGCTTTTGCCACTTTTGTTACCCGCCTTGCCGGAAAAATAAAACTTTAA
- a CDS encoding DUF4492 domain-containing protein, giving the protein MTSQNTFTKIARFYISGFKNLSNWGKQVWIIILVKLFIMFVILRVFFFPNFLKSNFSSDEERSNHVLEVLTNTK; this is encoded by the coding sequence ATGACATCACAAAATACGTTTACCAAAATTGCCCGTTTTTACATCAGTGGTTTTAAAAATCTTAGCAACTGGGGTAAACAGGTTTGGATCATAATTCTGGTAAAACTTTTTATCATGTTTGTAATCCTCCGAGTATTTTTCTTCCCCAATTTTCTGAAATCGAACTTTAGCAGCGACGAAGAACGCAGCAACCATGTTCTGGAAGTTTTAACAAATACAAAATAA
- a CDS encoding cytochrome ubiquinol oxidase subunit I, which produces MNEIGIASEALVNWSRAQFALTAMYHWLFVPLTLGITFILAFMETIYVKTGNEEWKRITKFWMTLFGINFAIGVATGIILEFEFGTNWSNYSWFVGDIFGAPLAIEGILAFFLESTFIAIMFFGWNKVGKKTHLVATWLTAIGANLSALWILVANGWMQKPVGMIFNPETARNEMNNFWDVLFSPMAIDKWLHATSSGFVLAAIFVIGVSAWYLLKKREVVLARKSMLVAAIFGLLSSVYVVWTGDNSARTVANDQPMKFAALEGLYNGSEGAGLIAVGMFSTSENDPSNENLKDMTIKLEIPNILSYMAFLDWDAFVPGVNDIVRGNEKYGIMSASEKIERGKVAINKLGAFKTAKKNGDSRLTEELKAELTSADFQNNYFRYFGYGYFKDVQEMVPNVPLTFYSFHTMVGLGFAFILGFILVFWFTLKGTIGKKKWLLWLSIIAIPLAYIASQAGWIVAEVGRQPWVVQDMMPTMAAVTRISSGSVQVTFWLFAVLFTVLMIAEIKIMIRQIKIGPHH; this is translated from the coding sequence ATGAATGAAATTGGAATTGCCAGCGAAGCATTAGTCAATTGGTCGAGGGCGCAATTCGCCTTAACGGCCATGTACCACTGGTTATTTGTTCCGCTAACACTGGGTATTACCTTTATTCTGGCCTTTATGGAAACCATTTACGTAAAAACCGGAAATGAAGAATGGAAGCGCATAACCAAATTTTGGATGACACTTTTTGGGATAAACTTTGCTATTGGTGTAGCTACCGGTATTATTCTTGAATTTGAGTTTGGCACCAACTGGTCGAACTATTCCTGGTTTGTGGGCGATATTTTTGGTGCTCCGCTTGCCATTGAGGGCATACTGGCCTTCTTTTTAGAATCGACATTTATTGCCATTATGTTTTTTGGGTGGAATAAAGTTGGAAAAAAAACGCACCTGGTAGCTACCTGGCTAACAGCTATCGGAGCCAACCTCTCGGCACTATGGATATTGGTTGCCAATGGGTGGATGCAGAAACCGGTGGGCATGATTTTTAACCCCGAAACGGCGCGCAACGAAATGAACAACTTCTGGGACGTGCTTTTCTCGCCAATGGCCATCGATAAATGGTTACATGCCACCTCGTCGGGTTTTGTACTGGCTGCCATTTTTGTTATTGGCGTTTCGGCTTGGTACCTGCTTAAAAAACGCGAAGTGGTTTTGGCTCGGAAAAGCATGTTGGTTGCGGCAATTTTTGGCTTGCTTTCGTCGGTTTACGTGGTTTGGACAGGCGACAATTCAGCACGTACCGTTGCCAACGACCAACCCATGAAATTTGCAGCACTTGAAGGTTTGTACAACGGAAGCGAAGGGGCAGGTTTAATTGCAGTGGGAATGTTCTCAACATCGGAAAATGACCCCAGCAACGAGAACCTAAAAGATATGACCATAAAACTGGAAATCCCGAATATTCTTTCGTACATGGCCTTTTTAGATTGGGATGCTTTTGTTCCGGGAGTTAACGATATTGTTCGGGGAAATGAGAAATACGGCATTATGTCGGCCAGTGAAAAAATAGAACGTGGCAAAGTAGCCATTAATAAACTTGGTGCCTTTAAAACGGCCAAAAAGAATGGCGATAGTCGATTAACAGAAGAGCTGAAGGCAGAACTAACCAGTGCTGATTTTCAGAACAATTATTTCAGGTATTTTGGCTATGGCTATTTTAAAGATGTGCAGGAAATGGTTCCGAATGTACCTTTAACTTTTTACAGTTTTCACACAATGGTTGGCTTGGGGTTTGCTTTTATTTTGGGCTTTATACTCGTATTCTGGTTTACCCTGAAGGGAACGATCGGCAAAAAGAAATGGTTGCTTTGGCTGTCGATTATTGCTATTCCGCTGGCTTACATTGCCAGCCAGGCTGGCTGGATTGTAGCCGAAGTTGGCCGACAGCCCTGGGTAGTGCAGGATATGATGCCCACAATGGCTGCAGTTACACGAATCAGCTCCGGGTCGGTACAGGTTACCTTCTGGCTTTTTGCCGTACTTTTTACCGTGCTTATGATTGCCGAGATTAAAATTATGATTCGCCAGATTAAAATTGGTCCACACCATTAA